From a single Miscanthus floridulus cultivar M001 chromosome 8, ASM1932011v1, whole genome shotgun sequence genomic region:
- the LOC136473675 gene encoding uncharacterized protein, producing the protein MIEVFIHEEYVNKRREQKKQQQQQQPQRRRRHLRALQIEIDKLKLPPATAAAPGQQRPRDQNQHADVPRSPVGSPTADAATFREHLFDYLKPY; encoded by the coding sequence ATGATTGAGGTGTTCATCCACGAGGAGTACGTGAACAAGCGCCGGGAGcagaagaagcagcagcagcagcagcagccgcagcggCGCCGGCGGCACTTGAGGGCGCTGCAGATAGAGATCGACAAGCTGAAGCTGCCACCGGCAACCGCAGCAGCCCCGGGCCAGCAGAGGCCGAGGGATCAGAACCAGCACGCCGACGTGCCGCGCTCTCCCGTCGGGTCGCCGACGGCGGATGCGGCGACATTCCGGGAGCATCTCTTCGACTACCTCAAGCCGTATTAG